One genomic window of Halobellus limi includes the following:
- a CDS encoding glutamine amidotransferase-related protein: protein MDELRALVRGFVDEEVPTLGVCFGHQLVNDALDGRVEHRGLRKGIETLRFADDPLFEAVGARVPMVQAIS from the coding sequence ATGGACGAGTTGCGCGCGCTGGTCCGAGGCTTCGTCGACGAGGAGGTGCCGACGCTCGGCGTCTGCTTCGGCCACCAGCTCGTCAACGACGCGCTGGACGGGCGCGTCGAACACCGCGGTCTCCGGAAGGGGATCGAAACGCTCCGCTTCGCCGACGACCCGCTCTTCGAGGCGGTCGGGGCCCGCGTTCCGATGGTTCAGGCGATTTCGTGA
- a CDS encoding 50S ribosomal protein L16, producing MSDKPASMYRELSKPSYTRRDYVTGIPGSKIAQHNMGNLQTGPQDYPVQISLRLEEECQVRHGSLESARLSANRVMLKEVGQENYKMVLRKFPHQILRENKQATGAGADRVSDGMRQAFGKPVGTAARIQNGERVFTVYCDPEDADVAKDALRRAYNKMSPPCRIDVEKGEKLLVS from the coding sequence ATGTCCGACAAACCCGCCTCAATGTACCGGGAACTGTCGAAGCCGTCGTACACGCGACGCGACTACGTCACAGGGATCCCGGGCTCGAAGATCGCACAGCACAATATGGGCAACCTCCAGACCGGTCCGCAGGACTACCCGGTCCAGATCAGCCTCCGACTCGAAGAGGAGTGTCAGGTCCGCCACGGCTCGCTCGAATCCGCGCGCCTGTCGGCGAATCGCGTGATGCTCAAGGAGGTCGGCCAGGAGAACTACAAGATGGTCCTCCGGAAGTTCCCCCACCAGATCCTCCGGGAGAACAAGCAGGCGACCGGCGCGGGCGCGGACCGCGTCTCCGACGGAATGCGGCAGGCGTTCGGCAAGCCCGTCGGCACCGCCGCCCGGATCCAGAACGGCGAGCGGGTCTTCACCGTCTACTGCGATCCCGAGGACGCCGACGTCGCGAAGGACGCGCTCCGCCGCGCGTACAACAAGATGTCGCCGCCGTGCCGCATCGACGTCGAGAAGGGCGAGAAGCTGCTGGTCTCGTAA
- a CDS encoding formate/nitrite transporter family protein: MDDSDHDDGGPPPERRGMDEFPDRTDLDESVREAVERSRMGAPAVGEAVRDRFSADEVFQRIVAAADEEVTSTGRELFFSAIAAGFAISITFLLYASVSATTDNKIVGALLYPLGFIYIIIGGYQLYTENTLPPVALTLERIASLPALLRHWTIVLFGNFLGGAIGTLVLARGGVFDPAAAEEALYLARHGAFEVGWWALFSKAVFAGLIVAGVVWVGFSSRDTISRIVVTYLAFLSIPVGGLFHSVVAFSEAWYLVLYGELAFAAGLIDFVLPVLLGNTIGGVALVTLVNYFQTSEDRLESARFEGIERRLTPREWLFGRLVGRSYVPILDPSERSLSRDGDFRIMVPIANPRTEAGLVDLACTLASAKESATVHAVHVIQTPGHRPADPSYQQRQRISGESERLMQPIRETAAGYDVNFETSMVVTNRSFEEVFNAARRTDPDLVLLGWEENRLWSDARAERPLEELTNQLPCDFLIVKDRGFDPSDILLPTYGGPDSDLSAEVVGMLQSTVGSAVSLLHVVDSEADVEAGEQFLETWALEHELTGADLLVEAGDVETVIEREAADHSLLILGATERGLLSRLLTDSLHYDVVNDVDCSVLLAERPSERPLLERLFGR, from the coding sequence ATGGACGACTCGGATCACGACGACGGGGGACCGCCCCCCGAACGGAGAGGGATGGACGAGTTCCCGGACCGCACGGACCTGGACGAGTCGGTTCGGGAGGCGGTCGAGCGCTCCCGGATGGGCGCTCCGGCGGTCGGAGAGGCCGTCCGCGACCGGTTTTCGGCCGATGAGGTGTTCCAGCGGATCGTCGCCGCCGCCGACGAGGAGGTCACCTCGACCGGCCGCGAACTGTTCTTCAGCGCCATCGCCGCGGGGTTCGCGATCAGCATCACCTTCCTCCTCTACGCCTCGGTGTCGGCGACGACCGACAACAAGATCGTCGGAGCGCTCCTGTACCCGCTGGGGTTCATCTACATCATCATCGGCGGGTACCAGCTCTACACCGAGAACACCCTGCCGCCGGTCGCGCTGACCCTCGAGCGGATCGCGAGCCTCCCGGCGCTGTTGCGTCACTGGACGATCGTGCTCTTCGGGAACTTCCTCGGCGGCGCGATCGGGACGCTCGTGCTCGCCCGGGGCGGCGTGTTCGACCCCGCGGCCGCCGAGGAGGCGCTCTATCTCGCCCGCCACGGCGCGTTCGAGGTGGGCTGGTGGGCGCTGTTCTCGAAGGCGGTCTTCGCGGGTCTCATCGTCGCGGGCGTGGTCTGGGTCGGGTTCAGTTCGCGCGATACGATCTCGCGGATCGTGGTCACCTACCTCGCCTTTCTCTCGATCCCCGTGGGCGGTCTGTTCCACTCGGTCGTCGCGTTCTCGGAGGCCTGGTATCTCGTGTTGTACGGGGAGCTGGCGTTCGCGGCCGGCCTGATCGACTTCGTCCTTCCGGTCCTCCTCGGAAACACGATCGGCGGCGTCGCGCTCGTCACGCTGGTGAACTACTTCCAGACGAGCGAGGACCGCCTCGAATCCGCCCGGTTCGAGGGGATCGAGCGCCGCCTGACACCGCGGGAGTGGCTGTTCGGCCGCCTCGTCGGCCGCTCGTACGTCCCGATACTGGACCCCTCCGAGCGATCGCTCTCGCGGGACGGGGACTTCCGTATTATGGTCCCGATCGCGAACCCGCGGACGGAGGCGGGTCTGGTCGACCTGGCCTGTACGCTCGCGAGCGCGAAGGAGTCGGCGACCGTCCACGCGGTGCACGTGATCCAGACGCCGGGCCACCGCCCGGCCGATCCGAGCTATCAGCAGCGACAGCGGATCTCCGGCGAATCCGAGCGACTGATGCAGCCGATCCGTGAGACCGCGGCGGGATACGACGTGAACTTCGAGACCTCGATGGTCGTCACCAACCGCTCGTTCGAGGAGGTGTTCAACGCCGCCCGTCGGACGGATCCGGATCTCGTCCTGCTGGGCTGGGAGGAGAACCGACTGTGGAGCGACGCCCGCGCCGAGCGGCCGCTCGAAGAGCTCACGAACCAGTTGCCGTGTGACTTCCTGATCGTCAAAGACCGCGGCTTCGACCCCTCCGACATCCTCTTGCCGACCTACGGCGGTCCGGACTCGGATCTGAGCGCCGAGGTCGTCGGGATGCTCCAATCCACGGTCGGGTCGGCCGTGTCGCTGCTCCACGTCGTCGACTCCGAGGCGGACGTCGAGGCGGGCGAGCAGTTCCTCGAAACCTGGGCGCTGGAGCACGAACTCACCGGCGCCGACCTGCTCGTCGAGGCCGGTGACGTGGAGACGGTCATCGAGCGCGAGGCGGCCGACCACAGCCTGTTGATCCTCGGAGCGACCGAGCGCGGCCTGCTCTCCCGGCTGCTGACCGACTCGCTGCACTACGACGTCGTCAACGACGTCGACTGTTCGGTGCTGCTGGCAGAGCGGCCCTCCGAGCGACCGCTGCTCGAACGGCTGTTCGGGCGGTGA
- a CDS encoding Hsp20/alpha crystallin family protein — MRDDRDDPFDDFFDGIERMMDEMTGSDATGFASETHVDVYDEGEDLRLVADLPGVTKDAVELKCDGEVLTISAAGDRREYDERIRLPARVDEHSASASFNNGILQVTLQKVDDSASIDLE, encoded by the coding sequence ATGAGAGACGACCGCGACGACCCGTTCGACGACTTCTTCGACGGAATCGAACGGATGATGGACGAAATGACCGGCAGCGACGCCACCGGATTCGCCTCCGAGACGCACGTCGACGTCTACGACGAGGGCGAGGACCTCCGACTCGTCGCCGACCTCCCGGGCGTCACGAAAGACGCCGTCGAACTCAAGTGCGACGGCGAGGTCCTCACGATTTCGGCCGCCGGCGACCGTCGCGAGTACGACGAGCGGATCCGACTCCCCGCGCGCGTCGACGAACACAGCGCCAGCGCGTCGTTCAACAACGGGATTCTCCAAGTGACGCTCCAGAAGGTCGACGACTCCGCGTCGATCGACCTCGAGTAG
- the nucS gene encoding endonuclease NucS, whose amino-acid sequence MSVTTLHRPTHRDALGLLESAFGDGRMVTVFGRCSVEYDGRAASSLGPGDRLVVCKPDGTVLVHTDENRKPVNWQPPGCVHRASVRDGRLRIRSERSSPDERLDVDFERIEQATAYEVSDRSDLRLTGSEEDLRGRILDDPDLVDPGFVPTATERETAAGPVDVFGEDEAGRPVVVELKRRRVGPSAASQLRRYVEAVDEEFPDEGVRGLLVAPSVTDRAAALLDELGLEFVPVDPPESAVPERADGSE is encoded by the coding sequence ATGTCCGTGACGACGCTCCACCGCCCGACCCACCGGGACGCGCTGGGCCTGCTCGAATCCGCGTTCGGCGACGGCCGGATGGTGACCGTGTTCGGTCGGTGCAGCGTCGAGTACGACGGACGGGCGGCCTCGAGCCTCGGCCCGGGCGACCGGCTCGTCGTCTGCAAGCCCGACGGGACGGTGCTCGTCCACACCGACGAGAACCGAAAGCCGGTGAACTGGCAACCGCCCGGATGCGTCCACCGCGCGAGCGTCCGGGACGGTCGACTCCGGATCCGCAGCGAGCGGTCCTCTCCGGACGAGCGCCTGGACGTCGACTTCGAGCGGATCGAGCAGGCGACCGCCTACGAGGTGAGCGACCGGAGCGACCTGCGACTGACCGGCAGCGAGGAGGACCTTCGAGGGCGGATCCTCGACGACCCCGACCTGGTGGACCCCGGCTTCGTCCCGACGGCGACCGAGCGCGAGACGGCCGCCGGCCCGGTCGACGTGTTCGGCGAGGACGAGGCGGGACGGCCGGTCGTCGTGGAACTGAAGCGCCGCCGCGTCGGTCCCTCCGCGGCGAGTCAGCTCCGGCGCTACGTCGAGGCCGTCGACGAAGAGTTCCCCGACGAGGGCGTCCGCGGACTGCTCGTCGCGCCCTCGGTCACCGACCGGGCGGCGGCGCTGCTCGACGAACTGGGCCTGGAGTTCGTCCCGGTCGACCCGCCCGAATCGGCCGTCCCCGAGCGAGCCGATGGCTCCGAGTGA
- the gap gene encoding type I glyceraldehyde-3-phosphate dehydrogenase, translating into MSERSNLSTGAAVDDSETVRVGLNGFGRIGRNVFRAVREHPKVELVGINDVMDFDDMAYLAKYDTVMGRADDVSREGDSLVAGDTSVPLYNVQDPTNLPWDDLDVDVALECTGIFRTKEDASAHLDAGADKVVISAPPKGEEPVKQIVYGVNHDEYAGEDVVSNASCTTNSVSPVAKVLDDEFGIESGLLTTVHAYTGSQNLVDGPMSKTRRGRAAAENIVPTSTGAAAATTEILPQLEGKLDGMAIRVPVPNGSITELVVSLDAAPSTGEINDAFRDAADSGPLAGVLGYTDDEVVSTDILGLPFSSTVDLNSTNQVNDGGLYKILTWYDNEYGFSNRMLDVAHYVTHD; encoded by the coding sequence ATGAGTGAACGATCGAATCTGAGCACCGGTGCAGCCGTCGACGACTCCGAGACCGTTCGGGTCGGCCTGAACGGTTTCGGTCGAATCGGTCGCAACGTCTTCCGGGCGGTACGGGAGCACCCGAAGGTCGAACTCGTCGGCATCAACGACGTGATGGACTTCGACGACATGGCGTATCTCGCGAAGTACGACACCGTGATGGGTCGCGCCGACGACGTCTCCCGCGAGGGCGACAGCCTCGTCGCCGGCGACACGTCGGTCCCGCTGTACAACGTCCAGGATCCCACGAACCTCCCATGGGACGACCTCGACGTCGACGTCGCCCTGGAGTGTACCGGCATCTTCCGCACGAAAGAGGACGCCTCTGCGCACCTCGACGCCGGCGCGGACAAGGTCGTCATCTCCGCGCCCCCGAAGGGGGAAGAGCCCGTCAAGCAGATCGTCTACGGCGTCAACCACGACGAGTACGCCGGCGAGGACGTCGTCTCGAACGCCTCCTGTACGACGAACTCCGTCAGCCCCGTCGCGAAGGTGCTCGACGACGAGTTCGGCATCGAGAGCGGCCTGCTGACGACCGTCCACGCCTACACCGGCAGCCAGAACCTCGTCGACGGCCCGATGTCGAAGACGCGTCGCGGCCGCGCCGCCGCCGAGAACATCGTCCCCACCTCGACGGGGGCCGCGGCGGCGACGACGGAGATCCTGCCCCAGCTCGAAGGCAAACTCGACGGGATGGCGATCCGCGTGCCCGTCCCGAACGGCTCGATCACGGAACTGGTCGTCTCCCTCGACGCGGCGCCCTCGACCGGGGAGATCAACGACGCCTTCCGCGACGCCGCCGACTCGGGCCCGCTGGCGGGCGTCCTCGGCTACACCGACGACGAGGTCGTCTCCACCGACATCCTGGGGCTGCCCTTCTCCTCGACGGTCGACCTGAACTCGACGAATCAGGTCAACGACGGCGGCCTCTACAAGATCCTGACGTGGTACGACAACGAGTACGGTTTCTCCAACCGGATGCTCGACGTCGCGCACTACGTCACCCACGACTGA
- a CDS encoding type 1 glutamine amidotransferase family protein: MTELGDGTERIATAGYYEILGSRHRDAPLWTVQYHPEFTAALLPRIEADFGWSTNDSDRDFDDASVERTLGNFVRLATG, encoded by the coding sequence GTGACTGAACTCGGCGACGGGACGGAGCGTATCGCTACGGCCGGCTACTACGAGATCCTCGGCAGCCGGCACCGCGACGCGCCGCTGTGGACGGTTCAGTACCACCCGGAGTTCACGGCGGCGCTCCTGCCGCGGATCGAGGCCGACTTCGGCTGGTCGACGAACGATTCGGATCGGGACTTCGACGACGCCTCCGTCGAGCGGACGCTCGGGAACTTCGTTCGGCTGGCGACCGGGTGA
- a CDS encoding TVP38/TMEM64 family protein, translated as MRLFSSKADRWRGILILLVVSVAFFGLYVATRRYASFVFDAAELRAWIAQFGVFAPLVFVFLQALQVVVAPIPGQVVALVAGYLFGPFWGTVYSLTGVLIGSAVAFSLAKRYGRSFVEDILHEDVVNRFDEFVERVGAPGLFAFVIIPGLPDDAICFLSGLTPLRLRTFIAVISVGRLPAYVITVYAGGELASGRFLEGIALVGVVIALSAIGYFKQEAVRDLVRRLELRFQL; from the coding sequence ATGAGACTCTTCTCGTCGAAGGCGGACCGCTGGCGCGGAATCCTCATTCTCCTCGTGGTTTCGGTCGCGTTTTTCGGACTCTACGTCGCGACGCGCCGGTACGCGTCGTTCGTGTTCGACGCCGCGGAACTCCGCGCGTGGATCGCACAGTTCGGCGTCTTCGCGCCGCTCGTCTTCGTCTTCCTGCAGGCGCTGCAGGTCGTCGTCGCGCCGATCCCCGGACAGGTCGTCGCGCTCGTCGCGGGCTACCTGTTCGGTCCGTTCTGGGGGACGGTCTACAGCCTCACGGGCGTCCTGATCGGCAGCGCGGTGGCGTTCAGCCTCGCGAAGCGCTACGGCCGCTCGTTCGTCGAGGACATCCTCCACGAGGACGTGGTGAACCGCTTCGACGAGTTCGTCGAGCGCGTCGGCGCACCGGGACTGTTCGCGTTCGTCATCATCCCCGGTCTCCCCGACGACGCGATCTGCTTTCTGTCCGGGCTGACGCCGCTTCGGCTCCGGACGTTCATCGCGGTGATCAGCGTCGGTCGCCTCCCCGCGTACGTGATCACCGTCTACGCCGGCGGGGAACTGGCGAGCGGGCGGTTCCTCGAAGGGATCGCGCTCGTCGGCGTCGTGATCGCGCTCTCGGCGATCGGCTACTTCAAGCAGGAGGCCGTGCGGGACCTGGTTCGTCGGCTGGAACTGCGGTTCCAGCTTTGA
- a CDS encoding IS630 family transposase (programmed frameshift) produces the protein MDHLDEISVEELQDTLDNVDGKKPTQRLLAAIAYKNGVSQTELAEWYDVQRRTIYSWLKRLDTDESLEQAVSDDHRSGRKRKLSESQQEEFEQTVNESPEEVGIDAPAWTPALAQEFLEETYSVEYSIPSCRRLLKEAGLSYQKPRRTAAEAEESDQEEFHDEIKKKRREMDATVVCIDQTKKSVQVEPRPAWFPRGTRPSVELSGQHDWTCLLGAITEDGDCFFSRFEEYVTADHAKHFILALCEEFEEDLIVVLDGAPYFQASAVTDLAARDDLAFVTLPAYSPELNPVEECWRQLQDALSNRFFDSLNELTTAIDTALDQLSLPKVSNYF, from the exons GTGGATCATCTCGACGAGATCTCCGTCGAGGAACTGCAAGACACCCTCGACAACGTGGACGGAAAGAAACCAACGCAACGGCTCTTAGCGGCAATAGCGTACAAAAACGGTGTTTCGCAGACTGAACTAGCCGAGTGGTACGATGTTCAACGACGGACGATCTATAGCTGGCTCAAGCGACTCGACACCGACGAGTCGCTTGAGCAAGCCGTCTCCGATGATCATCGATCCGGGAGAAAAAGAAAACTCTCAGAATCACAGCAAGAAGAGTTCGAACAAACCGTCAACGAGTCTCCTGAAGAAGTCGGGATCGACGCGCCGGCGTGGACGCCGGCGCTCGCCCAAGAATTTCTCGAAGAAACGTACAGCGTCGAATACTCGATCCCGAGTTGTCGGCGGTTGCTCAAAGAAGCTGGACTCAGTTATCAAAAACCACGTCGAACAGCCGCCGAAGCCGAGGAATCCGACCAGGAAGAGTTCCACGACGAGATCA AAAAAAAGCGGCGGGAGATGGACGCCACAGTAGTCTGTATCGACCAAACCAAGAAATCTGTGCAGGTCGAGCCGCGTCCCGCGTGGTTTCCGCGCGGCACGCGGCCGAGTGTCGAACTGTCCGGTCAACACGACTGGACGTGTCTACTTGGTGCGATCACCGAAGACGGTGACTGCTTTTTCTCACGGTTCGAGGAGTACGTCACCGCCGATCACGCGAAACATTTCATTCTCGCGTTATGCGAAGAATTCGAAGAAGATTTGATCGTCGTATTGGATGGTGCGCCGTACTTCCAGGCGTCGGCCGTCACGGACCTGGCGGCCCGTGACGACCTCGCCTTCGTCACGTTGCCGGCGTATTCGCCGGAACTCAATCCTGTCGAAGAGTGCTGGAGACAACTCCAAGACGCTCTCAGCAACCGATTCTTTGACTCGCTCAACGAGCTCACGACGGCGATCGATACCGCTCTCGACCAGCTTTCTCTTCCAAAAGTGAGCAACTATTTCTAA
- a CDS encoding aldo/keto reductase yields the protein MEYAEAYGARVPKVGLGTWQLTGESCYETVSTALELGYRHVDTAQLYENETEVGRAIDDADVDRDEVFLTTKLSPRNAGYDDALASTKESLDRLDTAYVDLLLLHWPNPLVSVSETAAAMDRLVEMGLVYNAGVSNFPQVFLDRARSAAETPLVTNQVQFHPYKPQRGMLGYCQSEGMLLTAYSPLARGKVLDDEDVQRLAEKYDRTPAQVALRWATQHRGVVVIPKSASEEHLRENLALFDFKLTRDEVDTLTKPSLLKSGAAMLDGMVSELR from the coding sequence ATGGAGTACGCCGAGGCGTACGGGGCGCGCGTCCCGAAGGTGGGGCTCGGGACCTGGCAACTCACTGGCGAATCGTGTTACGAGACGGTCTCGACGGCGCTGGAGCTCGGGTACCGACACGTCGACACCGCGCAGTTGTACGAGAACGAGACGGAGGTCGGTCGCGCCATCGACGACGCCGACGTCGACCGCGACGAGGTGTTCCTGACGACGAAGCTCTCCCCGCGCAACGCCGGCTACGACGACGCCCTCGCATCGACGAAGGAGAGCCTCGACCGACTCGACACCGCCTACGTGGACCTCCTGTTGCTCCACTGGCCGAACCCGCTCGTGTCCGTCTCGGAGACGGCGGCGGCGATGGACCGCCTCGTGGAGATGGGGCTGGTGTACAACGCCGGCGTCAGCAACTTCCCGCAGGTGTTTCTGGACCGCGCGCGCTCGGCCGCGGAGACGCCGCTCGTCACGAACCAGGTGCAGTTTCACCCCTACAAGCCCCAGCGCGGGATGCTCGGCTACTGCCAGTCCGAGGGGATGCTCCTCACCGCCTACAGCCCGCTGGCCCGCGGGAAGGTCCTCGACGACGAGGACGTGCAGCGACTCGCCGAGAAGTACGACCGGACGCCCGCGCAGGTCGCGCTCCGGTGGGCGACCCAGCACCGCGGCGTCGTCGTCATTCCCAAGTCGGCCTCCGAGGAGCACCTGCGCGAGAACCTCGCGCTCTTCGACTTCAAGCTCACCCGCGACGAAGTGGACACGCTCACGAAGCCGTCGCTGCTCAAGTCCGGCGCGGCGATGCTCGACGGGATGGTGAGCGAACTGCGGTGA
- a CDS encoding cold-shock protein → MANGKVDFFNDTGGYGFISTDDADEDVFFHMEDIGGPDLEEGQEVEFDIEQADKGPRATNLERL, encoded by the coding sequence ATGGCAAACGGTAAGGTTGACTTCTTCAACGACACGGGCGGTTACGGCTTCATTTCGACTGACGACGCGGACGAGGACGTCTTCTTCCACATGGAAGACATCGGCGGCCCGGACCTCGAAGAGGGTCAGGAAGTCGAGTTCGATATCGAGCAGGCGGACAAGGGTCCGCGTGCGACGAACCTCGAGCGCCTGTAA